CGGCCTTGGGCGCACGCGGGCTGGAGGATTCAGGCATGTACGATTAGTCCGGTTAGCCCGGCATTATAAATTTCCGCGGCTCTCCTGCTGGCGCCGCGGGCGCAAACCGGAAAATCCGGCACCAAATTGGCACTCTTTTCCGCCTGCGCCGGGGCGCGACGGTCATATAATTTCGCCACGCCGTCGCCCGACGGCGCTATGGCGCGGCACTGCGCCGCGTTTTTGCTTACTCTCAGGAATCCTTCCACCCATCATGCCCGACCTGGAACCAGACACCGTCTCCGCCCTCGAAGCCCCAGAATTCGCACCCGCCCAGTTCGTCCGATGGTTCCGAGAAGTGGCGCCTTATGTGCATGCGTTCCGAGGCAAGACGTTCGTGGTGGCGTTCGGCGGTGAACTGGTGCAGGCCGGCGCGCTGAACGCGCTGGTGCAAGACCTGTCGCTGCTGTCCTCGCTGGGCATCCGCCTGGTGCTGGTGCACGGCTCGCGTCCGCAGGTCAATGAGCAGCTGCGCCTGAAGGGCTTTACCCAGCAATTCGACCGCGGCCTGTCGCCCACCGACGCCGCCGCGCTGGAATGCGCCAAGGAAGCCGCCGGCGAGATCCGCCTGGACATCGAGGCCGCCTTCAGCCAGGGACTGCCCAACACGCCCATGTCGCACGCCCATATCCGCGTGATCTCCGGCAACTTCGTCACCGCCCGCCCGACCGGCGTGCTGGACGGGGTGGACTACAAGCACACCGGCCAGGTGCGCAAGATCGACATCGACGCGCTCAAGTTCGCCATCGAGAAGGGCTCGTCCGTGGTGCTGCTGTCGCCGCTCGGCTTCTCGCCCACCGGCGACGCCTTCAACCTGGCCATGGAAGACCTGGCCACCAGCGTCGCCGTGGCGCTGCGCGCTGAAAAACTGATCTTCCTGTCCAGCTCGCAGGGCGTGCTGAACGACGACGGCACGCTGGACACCGAACTGGCCCGCGTGGATGCCGACGCGCTGCTGGCCGGCGGCGAACTCGACGAAGAGACCCACGCCTTCCTGCAGTACGCCTCGCTGGCGGTCAAACGCGGCGTGGCCCGCGCCCACCTGCTGCCGTTCGCCCTGGACGGCAGCGTGCTGCTGGAAATCTTCACCCACGACGGCGTGGGCACCATGGTGGTGGAAGACACGCTGGACGATCTGCGCGCCGCCACCATCGACGACGTGGGCGCCATCCTCAGCCTGATCGAACCGCTGGAAGCGGACGGCACCCTGGTGCCGCGCCCGCGCAGCGTGGTCGAGCGCGACGTGGAAAACTTCACCGTGCTGGAGCACGACGGCGTCATCTACGGCTGCGCGGCCCTGCACAGTTTCCCCGAAGAACAGATGGCCGAAATGGCCTGCCTGATCGTGCATCCGGAATGGCAAGGTTCGGGCGAAGGCGAGATCCTGCTGCGCCACATGGAATCGCGCGCGCGCGCCGTCGGCGCCAAGCGCCTGTTCGTGCTGACGACGCGGACCTCGCACTGGTTCATGAAGCGCGGTTTCGTGCAGGGCGGCATCGCCGACCTGCCGCGCGAAAAGCAGCACAATTACAACCGTTCACGCAACAGCCTGGTCTTCATCAAGAAGCTGTAACAACCGGGCTACCCGCAGGGTCCGCAGGGCTTAGTCGCCGTCACGGCGCCAAGCCCGTTAAAATGCGGGATTACTCATTTCTTCCGGCAGCGAACCATGGCCCGTATCGTCAACTGTGTAAAACTGAAGCGTGAAGCCGAAGGGCTGGATTTCCCCCCCTACCCCGGCGAACTCGGCACCAAGATCTGGCAGAGCATTTCCAAGGAAGCTTGGGAAGAATGGAAGGGCATCCAAACGCGCCTGGTCAATGAAAACCGCCTGAACCTGGCGGACGCCCGTGCGCGCAAGTACCTGAAAGAACAGATGGAGCGCTTCCTGTTCGAAGACGGCGCCGTCGAAGCCCAGGGTTACGTTCCGCCCTCGGCCTGATCCGGTCGCGCCCTTTCCGGCCGCCACCAGATGGCGGCCGACCCGATACAGCCCCTCGCCCGCGAGGGGCTGTTCATTTCCGGCGCCAGCGTCCGCCTTGGCGCCGGCCTTAAGATTCAAGTATTGCTGGCCGTATCATCGCTGTCATGAAAGAAGAATCGCGCCTGTCCCCCTCCTCGCCCATCGAACGCGCGCTCGGCATCGCGCCCGACCGCCGCACGGGTACGCTGCAGGACGTGCAGCACGTGGTGATCCTGATGCAGGAAAACCGGTCCTTCGACCATTATTTCGGCACCTTGCCGGGCGTGCGCGGGTTCGCCGATCCGCATCCCGCGCCCACGCTGGCGGGCGACGTGCTGACGCAGGCCGACGGCGCGGCCCGGGTCCGTCCCTATGCGCTGCAAGCGGAATACGCCAGCGATGCGCGGGTGGGCTACATCACGCCGCATACCTGGGACGACGCGCAGCGCGCCTGGAACGACGGCCGCATGGATCAATGGCTGTCCGCCAAGAGCCGGCTCGGCATGGGCGCCTATCGCGGCGCGGAAATACCGTTCCAGACCGCGCTGGCAAACGCCTTCACCCTGTGCGACGCGTATCACTGCTCGATCCACGCAGGCACCAATCCCAACCGCCTGTTCCTGTGGACCGGCACCAATGATCCGCAAGGCCAGGCCGGCGGCCCGGCCCTGGTCAACACCTACGACCGCCTGGGACCGGCCGGCGAAGGCTACGCCTGGACCACCTACCCCGAACGCCTGCAGCTTGCCGGCGTGGACTGGCGCATCTACCAGGACATGGCGGACAACTACCACGACAATCCGCTGGCCGGCTTCCAGCAATACCGCCGGCAGCATGCCGACGCCGCCGGCGACGCGCCCCTGCGCGACCGCGGCCTGTCGACCTGCACGCTGGACGAGCTGGCGCGCGACGTCGCCCGCGGCACGCTGCCGCAGGTGTCGTGGATCATCGCGCCCACGGCCGACTCCGAGCATCCCGAGGTCTCCTCTCCCGTGCGGGGCGGCGCCTACACGGAACGCGTGCTGGAGATCCTGACGCGCAATCCGGAGGTATGGAGCCGCTGCGTGTTCTTCGTCACGTACGACGAGAACGACTGCTTCTTCGACCACATGCCGCCGCCCGCGCCACCCGCCCGCGCGCCCGACGGCCAGTCGGGCGGCCTGTCCACGGTCGAGCTGGACGGCGAATACCACGATACTCGCCACGGCCCCAGCGCCGCCACGCCTGACGACCCTGCCGGCCTGCACGGCCGCGGGTTTGGCTTGGGGCCACGCGTGCCGATGTTGGTGGTATCGCCCTGGAGCCGCGGCGGCTGGGTCAATTCCCAGGTGTTCGACCACACTTCGGTGATCCGCTTCCTGGAAGCGCGCTTCGGCGTGCTTGAACCCAACATCAGCGCATGGCGGCGCGAGATCGCCGGCGACCTGACTTCGGCCTTCGACTTCACTGCCACCCGCGGTGCGCACGCCAAAGGCCGGCGCCAGGCTTGCGCCCTGCCCTATGCGCTGGACGTGCAGGGGCGCCTGGCCGCCGACGGCGGGCATTACCGGCTGACCCTGCGCAACCCCGGCGCCGCGGCCGCGGTGCTGCATGTCTACGACCGCCACGCGCTGGAATACGCGCCGCGCCGCTACACCGTGAGCGCGGGCGCGCGGCTGGACGACGGCTGGCGCCTGCACGCAGGCGGCGCCTATGACTTGTGGCTGTTGGGCCCCGACGGTCTGCACCGGCGGTTCCGCGGCGATGCGCGCGATGCCGGAACGCTGGAAGCGCAAGTGGCGGCGACGGCGACGGGCCTGAGCCTGCGCCTCGTCAATCGCGCGGAAATACCGCAGCCAGTGAAAGTGGAGTCGCGCATGGGCGACGGCTGGTGCGCCATGGCGCACGTGCGGGCGGACGGCTCGCTGGAGCTTGCCTATGGCGGTTGCCAGGGATGGTACGACCTGGAGATCAGCGCGCCCGCCATGCCGGCCTTCGGCCGCAGGCTGGCGGGCCGCATCGACGCCGGCAAAGCCGGCGTGCCGGACCCGCGGCTGGAAGCAGGGGCGTCGCTGCCCCTGGAATGAGGCCTGGCGACCGAGGGGCCGCCGGGCATCCGGTAGTTACTCTTCCGTGTCTTCTTCTTCGCCGCGCGCCAGGCGCTCGGTGTTCTTCACGCCGGTGTGGCGCACGTCGGCGCCCTTGACCATGTAGATCACGCGCTCGGACATGTTCTTGGCATGGTCGCCGATGCGCTCCAGCGCGCGGGCGATGAAGATCATGTCGATGGCGCGCGAAATGGTGCGCGGATCTTCGATCATGTAAGTGATCAGGTGGCGCAGCGCGCCCTTCCATTCCTTGTCCACTTCCTTGTCGCTGCGCACCACGGCGGCGGCCTGGATGGGGTCAAGGCGGGCGAACGCGTCCAGCGCCTGATGCAGCATGGTGCGCACATTGGCGGCCATGTGGCGCAGTTCGATCACCGGGATATGGCGCAGTTCGGCTTCATGGATGCGGCGCGCGACGGTGGCGACCTTCTCGGCCTCATCGCCCGAACGCTCCATGTCGGTCAGCATCTTGGACACGGCCATCAGCATGCGCAGGTCGATGGCGGTAGGCTGGTGGCGCGCCAGGATGCGGCTGATGCTCTCGTCGATTTCGACTTCGTGGCGGTTGACTTCCTTCTCCCGCTCACGGACTTTCTCGACCAGCGAAATGTCGCCGCTGGCGAGCGCGTCGATGGCCTCCTGGATCATGGCTTCCACCAGGCCGCCCATTTGCAGGAACTGCGAACGGACACTTTCCAGGTCCGCATCGAACTGCTTGTTTGTATGCTCCGACATCCGGGCTCCCTGCGTGTTTGGTCTCATTGCACTGCCCTGAAAAAAGGATATTACGAGTTGGGCCTGCACAACCCGCAAGGTTATGACCCAAGTGTGACAGGATTATGAACACGGACCCCGGCCGCCACAAGGCGGGCCGGCCGGGGCGACGCCGGGAAGCGTCGGCAGCGGACTCAGGCGCGGCGGTCCAGGCGGCGGATGCCGTTTTGCGTGGCCAGCAGGGCCACGTCGGCGCCCGCGATCGCGAACAGGCCGCAGGTCACCACGCCCGCCAGATTGTTGACCCGGGCTTCCAGGCCCGGCGCATCGGTGATGGACAGGCCGGACACGTCCAGGATGACGTTGCCGTTATCGGTGACGAATCCCTCGCGCAGCTTGGGCTGCCCGCCCAGCGCCGCCAGGGCGCGCGCCACGGATGCGCGCGCCATCGGGATGACTTCGACAGGCAGCGGGAACTTGCCCATGGTCTGCACCAGCTTGGACTCGTCGGCGATGCAGATGAAGCGCTCGGCCACCGAAGCCACGATCTTCTCGCGCGTCAGCGCGCCGCCGCCGCCCTTGATCATGTGCAGGTTGGCGTCGATCTCGTCGGCGCCGTCCACGTAGATCGGCATGCTGGTGATGTCGTTCAGGTCCAGCACCTTCAGCCCGTGTCCGGCAAGCCGGGCGGCGCTGCGCTCGGAACTGGCCACCGTGCCGCCGATCCGGCCCTTGAAACGGGCCAGGCCGTCGATGAAAAGATCAGCCGTGGAGCCCGTGCCTACGCCGATGATGGCGTCGGGTCCTGCGACCTGTTCAACGAATTCCAGGGCCGCGTCTGCGGCTTGCTGCTTGAGTTCTTGCTGGGAAAGCATGGCGAGAAATGCGGGAAGGTTTGTCGAGCCAGGAAATTTAGCACGCGGCGGCGGGCCACGCCCGCGCCAGGATGGCCTGCGCAT
The sequence above is drawn from the Achromobacter xylosoxidans genome and encodes:
- the argA gene encoding amino-acid N-acetyltransferase, which codes for MPDLEPDTVSALEAPEFAPAQFVRWFREVAPYVHAFRGKTFVVAFGGELVQAGALNALVQDLSLLSSLGIRLVLVHGSRPQVNEQLRLKGFTQQFDRGLSPTDAAALECAKEAAGEIRLDIEAAFSQGLPNTPMSHAHIRVISGNFVTARPTGVLDGVDYKHTGQVRKIDIDALKFAIEKGSSVVLLSPLGFSPTGDAFNLAMEDLATSVAVALRAEKLIFLSSSQGVLNDDGTLDTELARVDADALLAGGELDEETHAFLQYASLAVKRGVARAHLLPFALDGSVLLEIFTHDGVGTMVVEDTLDDLRAATIDDVGAILSLIEPLEADGTLVPRPRSVVERDVENFTVLEHDGVIYGCAALHSFPEEQMAEMACLIVHPEWQGSGEGEILLRHMESRARAVGAKRLFVLTTRTSHWFMKRGFVQGGIADLPREKQHNYNRSRNSLVFIKKL
- a CDS encoding oxidative damage protection protein, translated to MARIVNCVKLKREAEGLDFPPYPGELGTKIWQSISKEAWEEWKGIQTRLVNENRLNLADARARKYLKEQMERFLFEDGAVEAQGYVPPSA
- a CDS encoding phosphocholine-specific phospholipase C, which produces MKEESRLSPSSPIERALGIAPDRRTGTLQDVQHVVILMQENRSFDHYFGTLPGVRGFADPHPAPTLAGDVLTQADGAARVRPYALQAEYASDARVGYITPHTWDDAQRAWNDGRMDQWLSAKSRLGMGAYRGAEIPFQTALANAFTLCDAYHCSIHAGTNPNRLFLWTGTNDPQGQAGGPALVNTYDRLGPAGEGYAWTTYPERLQLAGVDWRIYQDMADNYHDNPLAGFQQYRRQHADAAGDAPLRDRGLSTCTLDELARDVARGTLPQVSWIIAPTADSEHPEVSSPVRGGAYTERVLEILTRNPEVWSRCVFFVTYDENDCFFDHMPPPAPPARAPDGQSGGLSTVELDGEYHDTRHGPSAATPDDPAGLHGRGFGLGPRVPMLVVSPWSRGGWVNSQVFDHTSVIRFLEARFGVLEPNISAWRREIAGDLTSAFDFTATRGAHAKGRRQACALPYALDVQGRLAADGGHYRLTLRNPGAAAAVLHVYDRHALEYAPRRYTVSAGARLDDGWRLHAGGAYDLWLLGPDGLHRRFRGDARDAGTLEAQVAATATGLSLRLVNRAEIPQPVKVESRMGDGWCAMAHVRADGSLELAYGGCQGWYDLEISAPAMPAFGRRLAGRIDAGKAGVPDPRLEAGASLPLE
- the phoU gene encoding phosphate signaling complex protein PhoU, which produces MSEHTNKQFDADLESVRSQFLQMGGLVEAMIQEAIDALASGDISLVEKVREREKEVNRHEVEIDESISRILARHQPTAIDLRMLMAVSKMLTDMERSGDEAEKVATVARRIHEAELRHIPVIELRHMAANVRTMLHQALDAFARLDPIQAAAVVRSDKEVDKEWKGALRHLITYMIEDPRTISRAIDMIFIARALERIGDHAKNMSERVIYMVKGADVRHTGVKNTERLARGEEEDTEE
- the rpiA gene encoding ribose-5-phosphate isomerase RpiA; translated protein: MLSQQELKQQAADAALEFVEQVAGPDAIIGVGTGSTADLFIDGLARFKGRIGGTVASSERSAARLAGHGLKVLDLNDITSMPIYVDGADEIDANLHMIKGGGGALTREKIVASVAERFICIADESKLVQTMGKFPLPVEVIPMARASVARALAALGGQPKLREGFVTDNGNVILDVSGLSITDAPGLEARVNNLAGVVTCGLFAIAGADVALLATQNGIRRLDRRA